One part of the Chloroflexota bacterium genome encodes these proteins:
- the hemW gene encoding radical SAM family heme chaperone HemW — protein MSQTTPLGLYIHIPFCQHKCPYCDFNSYAGMADLFPSYTAALVREITRAGAEREHPAAITIFLGGGTPTVLPLELLAEVLAACREAFRVAPDAEITCEANPGTVDQGRFAGLRELGVNRLSMGVQSFDDAELRFLGRIHDAAQAEAAFHAARKAEFENISLDLIYGLPEQSPERWRATLDRAIALGPEHISLYALTIEPGTPFARWAAEGRFPLPDDDLAADLYELACARLEAAGYVQYEISNWARHEGSPLSITDNPRFACQHNLIYWRYQPYLGFGAGAHSMNPGRRWWNLTSPQAYIKRIEAGQSARADGEHIGRDLGMGEMMMLGLRLVREGVSEDEFRRRWGCAISAVFGSELAELAELGLIERIDGRVRLTPRARLIGNQVFARFLPG, from the coding sequence GTGAGCCAGACGACGCCGCTCGGCCTGTACATCCATATCCCGTTCTGCCAACACAAGTGCCCGTACTGCGACTTCAACTCGTACGCCGGGATGGCCGACCTGTTCCCCTCATACACGGCCGCGCTGGTTCGGGAGATCACCCGGGCCGGGGCCGAGCGTGAGCACCCCGCGGCTATCACCATCTTCCTGGGCGGCGGCACCCCTACCGTCCTGCCCCTGGAGCTGCTGGCCGAGGTCCTGGCCGCCTGCCGAGAGGCGTTCCGGGTAGCGCCGGACGCCGAGATCACCTGCGAGGCAAATCCCGGCACCGTCGATCAGGGGCGATTCGCCGGGCTGCGCGAGCTGGGCGTCAACCGGCTGAGCATGGGCGTCCAGAGCTTCGATGACGCCGAGCTGCGCTTTCTGGGCCGTATCCACGATGCGGCCCAGGCGGAGGCGGCCTTCCACGCCGCCCGGAAGGCCGAATTCGAGAACATCAGCCTGGACCTGATCTACGGCCTCCCCGAGCAATCGCCAGAGAGATGGCGAGCCACCCTCGATCGAGCCATCGCCCTGGGACCGGAGCATATCTCCCTGTACGCCCTCACCATCGAGCCGGGCACGCCCTTCGCCCGGTGGGCCGCCGAGGGAAGATTCCCCCTCCCGGATGATGATCTGGCGGCGGACCTGTATGAGCTGGCCTGCGCCCGGTTGGAGGCGGCCGGCTACGTCCAATATGAGATCTCCAACTGGGCCCGGCATGAGGGCTCCCCGCTGTCGATCACCGACAACCCCCGCTTCGCCTGTCAACACAACCTGATCTATTGGCGCTATCAGCCGTACCTGGGATTCGGCGCCGGCGCTCACTCGATGAATCCCGGGCGACGGTGGTGGAACCTGACCTCCCCACAGGCATACATCAAGCGAATCGAGGCGGGCCAATCGGCGAGGGCGGACGGTGAGCACATCGGCCGGGACCTGGGCATGGGCGAGATGATGATGCTGGGCCTGCGCCTGGTGCGTGAGGGCGTGTCCGAGGACGAATTCCGAAGGCGATGGGGATGCGCGATCTCCGCTGTCTTCGGGAGCGAGCTGGCTGAGCTGGCCGAGCTGGGGCTGATCGAGCGCATCGATGGACGCGTACGCCTGACGCCCCGGGCACGCCTGATCGGGAACCAGGTCTTCGCCCGGTTTCTACCGGGATAA